One part of the Paenibacillus silvisoli genome encodes these proteins:
- the kynU gene encoding kynureninase, whose translation MQNGSFEPTAEYAALLDREDGLSRFREEFYIKPDSIYMDGNSLGLLSKRAERTLLESLADWREHGIDGWMHGRHPWFTLSERLGEMSAALVGASPEEVIVTGSTTVNLHQLAATFYEPKGNRTKILADELTFPSDIYALQSQLRLRGYDPETHLVRVKSRDGRFLEEEDILAAMTDEIALIVLPTVLYRSGQILDMKRLTEEAHKRGILIGFDGCHSIGAIPHSFSEWGVDFAYWCNYKHLNGGPGAVASLYVNRKHFGTMPGLAGWFGSRKDKQFDMEHTLTPADAAGAFQIGTPHVLSLAPLIGSLEMFAEAGIHQIRGKSLHINQYLMDLIERELDGFGFFIGSPLDDARRGGHVSLEHPEAARICKALKLNGVIPDFRAPNIVRLAPVALYNSYTDVWNVIQILKRIMEEKQYEQFKNEREVVA comes from the coding sequence ATGCAAAACGGTTCGTTTGAGCCTACGGCTGAATACGCGGCGCTACTGGATAGAGAAGACGGACTCTCGCGGTTTCGCGAGGAATTTTATATAAAGCCGGACTCGATTTATATGGACGGCAACTCCCTTGGGCTGCTTTCAAAGCGGGCGGAACGCACGCTGCTGGAATCGCTGGCCGATTGGAGAGAGCATGGCATCGACGGCTGGATGCACGGCAGACATCCGTGGTTCACGCTATCGGAGCGGCTTGGCGAGATGAGCGCGGCGCTTGTCGGCGCTTCGCCGGAGGAAGTGATCGTGACCGGCTCGACGACCGTCAACCTGCATCAGCTGGCAGCAACCTTCTATGAGCCGAAAGGCAATCGCACGAAAATTTTAGCGGATGAACTAACGTTCCCGTCCGATATTTATGCTCTTCAGAGCCAGCTTCGCCTGCGCGGCTACGACCCGGAAACGCATCTAGTTCGAGTAAAGAGCCGCGATGGCCGCTTCCTGGAAGAGGAAGACATCCTTGCGGCCATGACCGATGAGATCGCCTTGATCGTGCTGCCGACGGTGCTCTACCGCAGCGGACAAATTCTCGATATGAAGCGGCTGACGGAAGAGGCCCATAAGCGGGGCATCCTGATCGGCTTTGACGGCTGCCATTCCATCGGCGCGATTCCGCATTCGTTCAGCGAGTGGGGCGTCGACTTCGCTTACTGGTGCAATTACAAGCATTTGAACGGCGGACCCGGCGCCGTAGCCAGCCTGTACGTGAACCGAAAGCATTTCGGGACAATGCCCGGCCTGGCCGGCTGGTTCGGCTCCCGCAAAGATAAACAATTCGATATGGAACATACGCTCACGCCTGCGGACGCGGCCGGCGCGTTCCAGATCGGCACGCCGCATGTGCTGAGTCTGGCGCCGCTCATCGGATCGCTGGAGATGTTCGCGGAGGCGGGCATTCACCAAATCCGCGGCAAATCGCTGCATATCAATCAATATTTAATGGACTTAATCGAGCGCGAGCTTGATGGTTTCGGCTTCTTTATCGGAAGTCCCCTAGACGATGCGCGCCGCGGCGGGCATGTCAGTCTGGAGCATCCGGAAGCGGCTCGGATCTGCAAAGCATTGAAGCTAAATGGCGTCATTCCCGATTTCCGGGCGCCTAACATTGTCCGGCTTGCTCCTGTCGCGCTGTACAACTCCTACACCGATGTGTGGAATGTCATCCAGATCCTAAAGCGGATCATGGAGGAGAAGCAGTACGAGCAATTTAAGAACGAGCGCGAAGTCGTTGCGTAA
- a CDS encoding Gfo/Idh/MocA family protein, with amino-acid sequence MTTNTIISVGLLSFAHGHAYSYAASLGSRPDVKLAGFWDDDAERSRSVGAQLGLTRFDSLQELLASPEIDAVVICSENAKHAELTLAAAAAKKHVLCEKPLGISVAEMERMIEACAANGVQLMTAFPCRYIPSVIEAKRSIDEGDIGEIVAIKGTNRGSMPGGWFVNPAASGGGAVLDHTVHVMDLMNWFVGSDVVDVYAEAATLFHPELEVEDAGMVHVRFGSGVVASLDPSWSRSRSFPTWGDVTMEIIGTKGIISIDSFAQKSDLYSDKATKAQWLYWGDDMDAGLVDAFVSAIREGTPVPITGEDGLKSARVALAALESARLEAPVKL; translated from the coding sequence ATGACAACGAACACCATCATTTCGGTCGGCCTGCTCAGCTTTGCCCACGGCCATGCTTACAGCTATGCCGCCTCGCTGGGCAGTCGGCCGGACGTTAAGCTTGCCGGCTTTTGGGACGACGACGCGGAGCGCTCGCGCTCGGTCGGGGCACAGCTCGGCTTGACGCGATTCGATTCGCTGCAGGAGCTGCTCGCCTCGCCGGAAATCGATGCCGTCGTCATTTGCTCGGAGAACGCCAAGCATGCCGAGCTGACGCTGGCGGCCGCAGCCGCCAAGAAGCATGTGCTGTGCGAGAAGCCGCTCGGAATCTCCGTCGCGGAAATGGAGCGCATGATCGAAGCGTGCGCCGCGAACGGCGTACAGCTCATGACAGCTTTTCCGTGCCGTTACATACCGTCCGTCATCGAAGCGAAAAGATCGATCGATGAAGGGGATATCGGCGAAATCGTCGCGATCAAAGGCACCAACCGCGGCTCCATGCCCGGCGGCTGGTTCGTCAATCCTGCCGCCTCAGGCGGCGGCGCCGTTCTCGACCATACGGTGCATGTTATGGACCTGATGAATTGGTTCGTCGGATCCGACGTTGTCGACGTCTATGCGGAGGCGGCCACCCTGTTCCATCCGGAGCTTGAAGTGGAGGATGCAGGCATGGTGCACGTCCGTTTCGGAAGCGGCGTCGTCGCATCGCTCGACCCGAGCTGGTCCCGCTCCCGCTCGTTCCCGACCTGGGGCGACGTGACGATGGAGATCATCGGCACGAAAGGGATCATCAGCATCGACTCCTTCGCGCAGAAGAGCGACCTGTACAGCGACAAAGCAACGAAAGCGCAGTGGCTCTACTGGGGCGACGATATGGACGCCGGCCTTGTCGATGCCTTCGTCAGCGCCATCCGGGAAGGAACCCCGGTGCCGATTACAGGCGAGGACGGCCTGAAATCCGCTCGGGTCGCGCTTGCCGCGCTGGAGTCGGCGAGATTGGAAGCTCCCGTCAAACTGTAA
- a CDS encoding CapA family protein, giving the protein MPIEFKLAAVGDILMIGPLLRSAKQQQEDRYAFEPLFRKVAPYLKQADLVIGNLETPLAGRESVYSRSNSRTGFTMFNCPDELAPALQSVGFDVLTTANNHCMDRGTKGLIRTLNVLDETGIAHTGTYASDPGSDKHLIIEVKGVKVGIASYSKGTNKLPLPEGEAWRVNTVTPATYGKAAAHIRRLAREVDVVVACLHIGKECRHVPLRRSRELVELLLGSGAHIVLGHHPHVLQPSFHTKDDRFAIYSLGNFVSTKLYRNPATKCGVIAQLTVSKEDDGRVRVKEVSYEPTWATRLTTSSGIKYRILPIRQTLQQPEPGQTKADWLSMRKVWRAMSPMLVEKKTLPHK; this is encoded by the coding sequence TTGCCGATTGAATTCAAACTGGCCGCGGTTGGAGATATTTTGATGATCGGCCCGCTGCTGCGGTCGGCCAAACAACAGCAAGAGGACCGCTACGCGTTCGAGCCGCTGTTTCGAAAGGTTGCGCCGTATTTGAAGCAGGCCGACCTTGTCATCGGCAATCTGGAGACGCCGCTCGCAGGCAGGGAAAGCGTCTATTCCCGGTCGAATAGCCGCACGGGCTTCACGATGTTCAATTGCCCGGATGAGCTCGCGCCGGCGCTGCAATCGGTCGGGTTCGACGTGCTCACGACGGCCAATAACCATTGCATGGACCGCGGGACGAAAGGGCTGATCCGCACGCTGAACGTGCTGGACGAGACCGGGATCGCCCATACCGGCACCTATGCTTCCGATCCAGGCAGCGACAAGCATTTGATCATCGAGGTTAAGGGCGTTAAAGTCGGCATCGCCAGCTATTCCAAAGGGACCAATAAGCTCCCCTTGCCCGAAGGCGAAGCGTGGCGGGTAAATACGGTCACGCCTGCGACCTACGGCAAAGCCGCCGCGCATATCCGCAGGCTCGCGCGCGAGGTCGATGTCGTCGTCGCCTGCCTTCACATCGGCAAAGAATGCCGGCACGTTCCGCTTCGGCGGTCCCGCGAGCTTGTGGAGCTGCTGCTCGGGAGCGGCGCGCATATCGTGCTCGGCCATCATCCGCATGTCCTGCAGCCGTCGTTTCATACGAAGGACGACCGTTTTGCCATCTATTCGCTCGGCAACTTCGTCTCCACCAAGCTGTACCGCAATCCTGCCACGAAGTGCGGCGTCATCGCCCAACTGACCGTGTCCAAGGAAGACGACGGCCGCGTACGCGTCAAAGAAGTCAGCTATGAACCGACCTGGGCGACGAGGCTTACAACCTCAAGCGGCATCAAATATCGGATCCTGCCGATCAGGCAGACGCTGCAGCAGCCGGAGCCCGGCCAAACGAAAGCCGACTGGCTGTCGATGCGCAAGGTGTGGCGAGCGATGTCGCCGATGCTCGTCGAGAAGAAGACGTTGCCTCACAAATAA
- the kynA gene encoding tryptophan 2,3-dioxygenase, producing MNNEPQQGGKLEQSIQTDFSKSMSYGDYLHLDAILSSQQRCSDHHDEMLFIIIHQASELWMKLILHEVQAATESIRRNELEPSFKMLSRVSRIQHQLIQSWSILSTLTPAEYMGFRDKLGQSSGFQSHQNRLIEFAFGNKNAHMLSVFQHHTELYALMQQALHAPSMYDAAIGALAARGLPVDEAALDRDWSQPYQPNASVEEAWLTVYRDVDQYWDLYELAEKLVDIGSQQQIWRFNHMTTVERIIGNKMGTGGSSGVTYLKRALDQQFFPELWSLRTKL from the coding sequence ATGAATAATGAGCCGCAGCAAGGCGGAAAGCTGGAGCAGAGCATCCAGACCGATTTCTCCAAATCGATGTCCTACGGCGACTATCTCCATCTCGATGCCATTTTGTCGAGCCAGCAGAGATGCTCGGACCATCACGATGAAATGCTGTTTATTATCATCCACCAGGCAAGCGAGCTCTGGATGAAGCTCATTCTGCACGAGGTGCAGGCGGCGACGGAATCGATCCGCAGGAACGAATTGGAGCCGTCCTTCAAAATGCTGTCGCGCGTATCGCGAATCCAGCATCAGCTGATTCAGTCGTGGAGCATTCTCTCGACGCTGACGCCGGCAGAATATATGGGCTTCCGCGATAAGCTGGGCCAATCCTCCGGCTTCCAATCGCATCAGAACCGGCTGATCGAGTTTGCGTTCGGCAACAAAAACGCCCATATGCTGTCGGTGTTCCAGCATCACACCGAGCTCTACGCCCTCATGCAGCAGGCGCTTCACGCGCCAAGCATGTACGATGCGGCCATCGGCGCGCTTGCGGCGCGCGGACTGCCTGTCGACGAGGCGGCGCTCGACCGGGACTGGTCGCAGCCGTATCAGCCGAATGCCAGCGTGGAAGAGGCATGGCTGACCGTGTACCGCGATGTCGATCAATATTGGGATCTGTACGAGCTCGCCGAGAAGCTGGTCGATATCGGCAGCCAGCAGCAAATATGGCGGTTTAACCATATGACGACCGTGGAACGCATTATCGGGAACAAGATGGGAACCGGCGGTTCGTCGGGCGTCACCTATTTGAAGCGGGCGCTGGACCAGCAGTTCTTCCCCGAGCTGTGGAGCCTGCGGACGAAGCTATAA
- a CDS encoding TetR/AcrR family transcriptional regulator yields MKMGTEAKTEDKRHLRSALTRQKLLASAKKVFLEEGFQRATISQMINDAGIGYGTAYVHFQGKEDLLRVLMENVMERFHEIASITFTPQTKEDALATIRQQTLDFLKMAEAERNMMRIFEQAIGVSAIIAEKWKAIREEFIAGIANDIAYSQQHGLARKDLNHLLIARGWFYTNEMYLWEIVRDEHPSTVEEIAFAITELYTTGLYL; encoded by the coding sequence ATGAAGATGGGCACCGAAGCTAAGACAGAGGATAAACGCCACTTGCGATCTGCACTCACGAGGCAAAAGCTGCTGGCCTCCGCCAAGAAGGTGTTTCTGGAGGAAGGATTCCAGCGGGCAACCATCTCGCAAATGATTAACGACGCCGGGATCGGCTACGGAACGGCCTATGTTCATTTTCAAGGCAAAGAGGATTTGCTTCGCGTCTTGATGGAGAATGTGATGGAGCGGTTTCACGAAATCGCCTCGATTACGTTCACGCCGCAGACGAAGGAAGATGCGCTGGCGACCATTCGGCAGCAAACGCTGGACTTTCTGAAAATGGCCGAGGCGGAGCGCAACATGATGCGCATCTTCGAGCAGGCGATCGGCGTTTCCGCTATCATTGCCGAGAAGTGGAAGGCGATCCGTGAAGAGTTTATCGCGGGCATCGCCAACGATATCGCCTATTCGCAGCAGCATGGGCTGGCCAGAAAGGATCTTAATCATCTGCTCATTGCCCGCGGCTGGTTTTATACGAACGAAATGTATCTATGGGAGATCGTGCGGGACGAGCATCCGAGTACGGTAGAGGAGATTGCCTTCGCTATTACGGAGCTGTACACGACGGGGCTCTATCTATGA
- the kynB gene encoding arylformamidase has protein sequence MLGTWMDISQPLDERVATWPGDTPFSYKVSWSKEESGSVNVGQVSMSIHTGTHIDAPFHFDNEGKRVVDLELDLYIGEAKVIHLPQRNRLSVSDLSGIDLTGVARLLIRTDAWQDRHVFPSVIPHVEPELAAYLAGYGVRLIGLDLPSVDPLDSKELPAHHALAAHGIHILEGLVLDHVAPGDYELIALPLPLVEADGSPVRAVLRSR, from the coding sequence ATGTTGGGCACATGGATGGATATTTCACAGCCCTTGGACGAACGGGTCGCCACTTGGCCGGGAGACACCCCATTCTCCTACAAAGTGAGCTGGAGCAAGGAAGAGAGCGGATCCGTTAACGTCGGCCAAGTGAGCATGAGCATTCATACGGGCACGCATATCGATGCCCCGTTTCATTTTGACAATGAAGGCAAGCGGGTCGTGGACCTGGAGCTTGACCTGTACATCGGAGAAGCGAAAGTGATTCATCTCCCGCAGCGAAATCGGCTCAGCGTGAGCGACTTGTCCGGCATCGATCTGACCGGCGTCGCGAGACTGTTGATCCGAACCGATGCATGGCAGGACCGGCACGTGTTTCCTTCGGTCATTCCGCATGTAGAACCGGAGCTGGCCGCTTATCTTGCAGGCTACGGCGTACGGCTAATCGGGCTTGATTTGCCGTCCGTCGATCCGCTCGACAGCAAAGAGCTCCCTGCCCATCATGCGCTTGCCGCACACGGCATTCACATTCTGGAGGGGCTTGTCCTCGATCATGTCGCCCCGGGCGACTACGAGCTGATCGCCCTTCCGCTGCCGCTCGTCGAAGCGGACGGAAGCCCGGTGCGGGCCGTTCTGCGGAGCAGATAA